Proteins co-encoded in one Sus scrofa isolate TJ Tabasco breed Duroc chromosome 14, Sscrofa11.1, whole genome shotgun sequence genomic window:
- the FRAT2 gene encoding GSK-3-binding protein FRAT2, with protein MPCWREEEVEAGEEEEEEDSFLLLEQSVTLGGSGEVDRLVAQIGETLQLDAAQDRPVSPCALPGPPLQPPRPPAAVLAEKARAPALPLLLPPGSAEARGPGPLGALRCPFGDRGRVRNRTAPYFVAELAAGPNALPGPCRRGWLRSAVASRRLQQRPWPPAGARANDDDPHRLLQQLVLSGNLIKEAVRRLQRAVAAVAATGPTGGPGAGSSCSRPDPVALQPSGALH; from the coding sequence ATGCCgtgctggagggaggaggaagtggaagccggcgaggaagaggaggaggaagacagcTTCCTCCTGCTGGAACAGTCGGTGACGCTGGGCGGCTCCGGCGAGGTGGACCGGCTGGTAGCCCAGATCGGCGAGACGCTGCAGTTGGACGCGGCACAGGACCGCCCTGTGTCCCCGTGCGCGCTCCCGGGACCGCCGCTGCAGCCCCCGCGGCCGCCGGCAGCAGTGCTAGCGGAAAAGGCCCGGGCCCCAGCTCTGCCGCTGCTTCTGCCGCCCGGGTCTGCGGAGGCTAGGGGTCCCGGGCCCCTAGGGGCTCTGCGCTGCCCCTTCGGGGATCGCGGCCGCGTGCGGAACCGGACTGCGCCCTACTTTGTGGCCGAGCTTGCCGCAGGCCCCAACGCCCTGCCTGGGCCGTGCCGGCGTGGATGGCTTCGGAGCGCTGTCGCCTCCCGCCGCCTGCAACAGCGCCCATGGCCCCCAGCTGGGGCGCGCGCCAACGACGACGACCCGCACCGACTCCTGCAGCAGTTGGTGCTTTCGGGGAACCTCATCAAGGAGGCCGTGCGGAGGCTCCAGCGAGCGGTCGCAGCGGTTGCAGCCACAGGCCCCACGGGCGGCCCCGGAGCTGGGAGCAGCTGTAGCAGACCGGACCCTGTCGCTCTGCAGCCCTCCGGCGCCTTGCACTGA